TACAACACAGGAACCCGCTTCCTACGCATTTACTTACACCTTCTTCTAGCTCTGTCCGGTGCCCCGGCCAACTTGTACGTCTATTCGGCGTTGATGGACACCCACGATCGCCTCATGGGTCTGGACCTGCCTCACGGTGGTCACTTGTCGCACGGCTACCAGACACCGACTAAGAAGATCTCCGCCATTTCAAAGTACTTCGAAACAGTCCCCTACAGGCTGGACGAGGCTACTGGACAAATCGACTACGCCAAGTTGGAGGAGCTTGCTATGCTCTACCGACCCAAGATCATTGTCGCAGGAGCCAGCGCGTACAGCCGTTTGATCGACTACCAGCGCTTCCGCGAGATCTGTGAAAAAACCAACGCCTACCTCGTGGCCGATATGGCCCACATCTCTGGCCTGGTGGCAGCCAAGGTCATGCCCAGCCCGTTTGACTATGCCGATATCGTCACCACTACAAGTCACAAGAGTCTGAGAGGACCTCGTGGCGCCATGATTTTCTTCCGCAAGGGAGTGCGTCGCCAGAATGCCAAGAAGGAGGACGAAATGTACAACCTCGAGGGCCCCATCAACGCCTCCGTCTTCCCCGGCCACCAGGGTGGCCCTCACAACCACACTATCACCGCCTTGGCCGTTGCCTTGAAGCAGGCTCAAGCCCCTGAGTTCCGGGCCTACCAGTCTCAAGTTCTGGCCAACGCGAAGGCGCTATCCCAGAGACTGGGTGCTCCCAAGGAGAAGGGAGGTTTGGGCTACAGCATTGTCTCCGGCGGCACCGACAACCACCTTATTCTTGTGGATCTCAAGCCCCAGGGCATCGATGGCAGCCGCGTTGAGCGTGTGCTGGAGCTCGTTGGTGTTGCTGCCAACAAGAACACCGTGCCAGGTGACAAGTCGGCACTTGTGCCTGGTGGATTGCGCATCGGTACGCCAGCCATGACGACGAGAGCTTTCACTGAGGAGGACTTCAGCCGCGTGGCCGACATTATTGACCGCGCCGTCACCATCGCTATTCGCGTCAACAAGAGCGCCAAGAAGGCGGCCGAGGAGAAGGGAGAGAAGAAGCCTGGTCTGTTGAGACACTACATGCAGCATCTTGGTGATGGTGAGAACGATCCCGAGATTGTTCAGTTGAGATCCGAGGTGGCCGACTGGGTGGGCACTTACCCTTTGCCGTGGGACGCCCACTCTTCTTAAGCGATGCAATGAGACCAGCTCCGACGAGCTTATAGTTCATGGAAACTCGTCGTGAAATGGGCACTGGGCACGGGATCTCTTCTTCCTTTACGGCGTTCTATGGGGGCATTCTTGATGAGGACAGGCTTTGCGAGAACGATTTCGGTCTCATCGTTCCATCCAGCCTTACTGATTTTCATATCAAATACGGGTCTATATCCGTGAGGGTACCCACTTCCCCCAAACTGCATATGCATCGTTTAGGGGGACTTGCACAGACCAATTAGCGTTGACAAAACTTGACCATCCTCAACGAGATGGTGGAATAGAAATTGCAGCTGCAGGAAAATCCGTTCTAAAATTCGTGCTTTATTCAATAATGGTTGTGACATTTCGTAAACTTATGTCTCTCACATAACCAACCCGTTCACGGAAAAGGTAAACTATAAAGACCAGAGCTGTGAGAAAGGAAGTACAGTGCATGGCTACAAAGTGTAATTGGAACTATTCAAAGCTATCAAGTATGCGATGTCCGCTATCTAAACAATTCGTCCTCGAAGCTCGCCCTGCATCCTGGAACCGCCCTTTGTAGCTCAGTCTTTCTGCAACTTCTCGCCTGAGGAACTCTCACTCGGCTTTGATGCCTCGATCACACTTTCAGTCTTTGGGTCCGCCGATACAGCCCCAGTGGTATCAGGTTGGGTTGCATCAAGGACCTTGGCGGCAGACTCGGTGGACTTGATTCTCTCGTAGTACGCCTTCAGCTTTTTGGTCGCTTCCAGACTTTCGGTGTTGGCGTCCTTGGAGATTTCGTGTAACACCGGCCATACTGCAAAGTCGGCCAACGACATACTAGAGCCCGCAATGAAGTCGGCCTCACCTGCATATCCCTCCCAGGTGGCGAGTTCTCTCTTCAAGGGTGCGAGGTCACGCTTTCCTGACTTGCTGTCCTTCTCGAGCCCTCGCCACTTGTCGAGGAGCGCAAGGCCATCCTGGAAACGTGTGAATGTTTTCGCAACATCTATTTGCGACTTATCTGCCGCTTCCTTCTTTTCGGAGCCGTATACGGAATCCAGATAGAGCATAATGGCCAACTCGCCCTGAACCGTGGATTTTGCTACGTCATTGTCGACGAATCGAATCGGCAGCGATGCAGAAATAGCGGTTAGATCCTTGCCGCCGGTATTGCTGTCCTTCCAGTTGAAGGACGGCGAAATGCTTCCCTTGCCGTACGAGATGCCGTACTCGGCTAACATTAGGGCGATACGCATGTTGGTGATAGGATCAGCCGAGGCGCAGAGGCGCGGCGAAGTGCTCATGTGCAGAACATCGAAACCCTTGCCATAAAACTTGTCCCAGTCGAAGTCAGATGAGTGGTTTTCGGTGCCAAAGGCGTGGACCATGTCGACGGCCTGTGGACACTGACCGTTGATGACCGTTTGAGCCGTCTCTCTGTTCTTGCTGGTGGCCCCCTGACCCCAAATCAGGGCGCTATCCCGGTCCAAAAAGGTGCCAATTTGTCTAAAGGTGAGCGAGATGCGTCCGCCGTCAAAAGCCAACTCGGGAGGCGTCTTGTCTCGATCCATCCTCTTGTCCTGGCGGATGGCGTGCAGCCATCGACCGTTCGTCGCCAGGCCTAGGCGGCAGAGAGAGTTATGCGGCAGCTTGGCACGGCAAACCTGCCGCTGCAGAGAGACCTCGCCCGACGGCGTTGCGGTGCCGGACGGGTCCTTGTCCCGCCTCTTGGTCCTGAACACCATCGTGCGCTCCGCACCCAAGCTGACGTTGGCAATGTACGATCCCTTGACGATATCCAGGGTCTTGTCGCTGTGCTCGGAAATGT
This is a stretch of genomic DNA from Colletotrichum lupini chromosome 10, complete sequence. It encodes these proteins:
- a CDS encoding serine hydroxymethyltransferase → MSLPAFRGTARASRFLPKAASVPCAGGVRRFISTKSLEGQQQLLAAKLQQADPAVYDIIEKEKTRQKHFINLIPSENFTSQAVLDALGSVMQNKYSEGYPGARYYGGNEFIDQSERLCQQRALDTFGLDSKQWGVNVQALSGAPANLYVYSALMDTHDRLMGLDLPHGGHLSHGYQTPTKKISAISKYFETVPYRLDEATGQIDYAKLEELAMLYRPKIIVAGASAYSRLIDYQRFREICEKTNAYLVADMAHISGLVAAKVMPSPFDYADIVTTTSHKSLRGPRGAMIFFRKGVRRQNAKKEDEMYNLEGPINASVFPGHQGGPHNHTITALAVALKQAQAPEFRAYQSQVLANAKALSQRLGAPKEKGGLGYSIVSGGTDNHLILVDLKPQGIDGSRVERVLELVGVAANKNTVPGDKSALVPGGLRIGTPAMTTRAFTEEDFSRVADIIDRAVTIAIRVNKSAKKAAEEKGEKKPGLLRHYMQHLGDGENDPEIVQLRSEVADWVGTYPLPWDAHSS